The genomic stretch CATGCCCCACCCGCTGCCACGCCTTCTCCGGATCGGAGCCCTAGGCGTGGCCGTTGGGATCGGGGGGATGGGGAGCTTCCCGGCGGCGGCGGCCACCGCCGATAAGGCGACCGACAAGGCCCCTGCCAAGGAAAAGGAGGCCGAGGTCAAGCTCGACCCCTGGCAGGAGGCCTTCGTCACGTTCAAGACCGGCGATGCCGAGAAGGCCGCCGCCCTCTGCGAGGCCGCCTTGAAGGGCGAGCCCAACAACGTCCGGTTCCTGATGCTCTACGCCCGTTCCCTCGCGGCCCAGGGCAAGAACGAACCGGCCGAGGCGACCTTCAGGAAGGCGATCGCCCTCGACCCGAACTCCTCCGCCTACCGCCGCCAGTTCGGCGACTTCTACTACCGCCTCCGCCGCTTCGACGCGGCGAAGCCCTGCTACCAGGAAGCCCTCCAGCGGGGCGGCGAGACCGCCGAGCTCTCCCTCCAGCTCCTTTACTGCGCCGTCGGCCTCGGCGACGCGGGCGAGGCGGAACGGCTCGCCTCCGGCACCGTCTTCAACGCCTTCGACGAGGCGACCCCCGCCTATTACTTCGCCAAAGCCGCCGTCGCCCAGATGAAGAAGCGGCCCGACGAGGTGAAGCCCCTCATGCAGCAAGCCGAGACCCTCTACGGCCACGATCTCTTCCTCCAATACGGAAGGGATTATTTCTTCTTGTTTGCCAGCAAGCCGTGAATGAGGCATAGTCCGCCTCCACCCTCGACGGGATCGCCCCGAGAGCGGCTGTGATGCCCAGAGCACACGGCGGGATAGCCAAGTGGTAAGGCCGGGCTCTGCAAAAGCCCCATGCGCCGGTTCGATTCCGGCTCCCGCCTCCAATTTACCCGCTCCTCCCGGGAGGAGCGCCCAGCCGCCCCCCCTCACCCATGTCCTTCCGCTTCGCCCGATTCTGCATCTCGGCGATCTCCTTCGGGGTCACCCCCCATACCTCGTTCGAGGAACGGAAGAAGATGCAGATCCTGAACGTCGTCCTCATCGCGATGATCGTCGGCGGTGGGATCCGCACCGTCAGCAATCTCTACGCCCATCTCTGGCAGCCCCTCCCCTTCAACCTCTTTTTCATGCTCGGGGGCTGCCTCTCCATGGGCTTCATCCTGAAGAAACGGTTTAGGACGGCCGCCGCCGTCGGACTCCTCACCGCCGCCCTTTCCTTTGCGGCGACGGGGTGGCTCTTCCACAACGGCCGCGAGGAATCGCTCCTGTTGCTGATTGCCATCGGCTCGATCCTCTTCGGATCGACGGCCCTTCGTTACCTCTTCTTTGCGATCCTGGGAGGCCTCTTCATCGCCGTCAAAATCTCCTATCGCGACCTGGGGGACGAGTCCCACTTCCTCTTCGTCGTCAACATGGTCGTCTTCCTCTTCGCCTACTGCTGGCTCCTGAACATCTTCCACGAGATCTACAACACCTACCGCGAGGAGATCGACCGCAAGAACGCCTCGCTCCAAGAGGCCAACCAGGCGAAGAACAAGATCTTCTCCCTGATCTCCCACGACTTCCTCGGTCCCATCGGGCGGCTGAAATCGTCGCTCGATTTCCTCGACCAGGACCTCATCAGCCCGGCCGATTTCAAGGCCTACCGGCAGACCCTGCAACAGGAGGTCGGCCACGTCATCCACTCGATGCGGAACACCCTGAATTGGTCGACCGAGCAGCTCCAGCGGATCGAGGCGATCCCCGAAACCATCTCCCTCCGGGCGGTGGCCGACGAGGCGCTCCAGCTTCTTTCCGGCATCGGCAAGGACAAGGGCGTCTGCTTCGAAAACCGGATTCCCGAGGACGCGCAGGCCTGGGCCGACCGGACCCAGGTCGTAGCCATCTTCCGCAACCTCCTCTCGAATGCCGTGAAATTCACCCCTTCGGGAGGCCTCGTCGAGATTGACGGGAAAAAGAGGACCCCGACGTCGGGAGAATGGGAAATCAGCGTCCGCGACACCGGGGTCGGCATGAAGCCGGAACAGCTCGAAAAGCTCTTTGCGCCGGGCAACTACCGCTCCACGCCGGGAACGAACCGGGAATCGGGAATCGGCCTTGGCCTGCGGATTTGCCATGAGTTCGTCGGCAAAAACGGCGGGACGATCACGACCGAAAGCGCCCCCGGCTCGGGCACCTCGATCCGCTTCACCCTTCCTGCGGCCAGCGCCTGATCGGCGCTCAGGCCTCGCCCTTACTGGACGAACCGGATCGAATCGACCGAACCGTTTCCGTCGAACTCCTTTTTATAGACGAGGTGGGCGGAGGCATTCCCGCCCTGCACTCCGGGGACGGCGACCGTCGGCGGGGAGCTGTAGCCGGAACCCCCGTTGGTGATGACGAACCGGGTGACGCTTCCGCTTTCGACGAGGGCGTAGGCCTCGGCGGGCTTCGTCGGCCACATCTCTCCCTTGCTCTTGTTGTAACGATAGTAGTTCGAGACCGTATCGAGCCGTTCGTTGGTGATCCCCAGGGGGGCGAGGACGTCGAGGAGGGCCTTCTTGTTTTGGCGGGCCTCATCGGGAGTCGGCCCTCCCGCGTTCGGCCCGGCGGGATGGACATGGCTGAAGGCCTCGCGGAAGGTCTCGGGAGGGACGCCGAGCGCCCCCGCGATGAGGATCACGGGACGCCCCCGATCGCGGGGGTCGGTGTCATGGCCGCCGCTAAAAATCACCGGCACCCGCGTGAAGGCGTCGGCGGGGGTCACCGAGTCGGCCTGGGTTCCCGGCAGGAAGGTCCAGAGCGCAGCGATTCCGAACAGCAGAGATCGACGGCAGGAGGTTTTCATCGGTCCCCTCATCGTCCTCCCCTCTTCAACCGATGTCGATGCCACTTTCACTGCCGACGAAAAACGCCCACCTCCTTGGCAGGAGAGCGGGCGTTTGCCTTTCCAGAAGGAAGGGACTAGTCGATCCCCTTCTGGCCGGTATGGAGTTCCTCGGGATGCTGGCTGTGCTTGCGCTTGCGGTCTTCGAGGAAGGCGACGAGGTCGCGGAGGTCGTTCGCTTCCATGTTACCGGCGTAGCCGGGCATGTTCACGCCGCCCATGTTGATGCGGATGACGAGGTTGTCCTTCTTCAGGCGATCGCCGACGAAGGTGAGGTCGGGGCCTTTCTTGCCGCCGTCATGGCCCATCTGGTGGCAGTTATAGCAGCCCTTGTCCTGGAAGAGCTGGGCGCCGTGCCAGATCGGGCCTTCGGTCGCGCCGATGAACTCGGCGGTGATCGGCTTCGGATGGACCTTGGGGGTCCAGTCCATCTTCTCGCCGGCCACCCAGAAGCCGCCGACGAAGAGGTAGGCGGTGATGAGCGCCACGACCGACCAGGGCCGCTTGCTCGGCGAGCGGTGACCGGAATTGCTGAGGAACGGAACCGCGAAGAGCAGGATGCCGAGGAAGGCGGGAGCGCCGAGGATGATGTAATCCTCCATGTCCGACTGGGCCAGGGAGAGTACCGCGAGGTACCACTTCAGGTAGAAGTCGGGCGTCGGAGAGGTCTCGATGATGCTAGGATCGGGGGGAAGCTCGACCGGGGGCGGCTCGAACCAGATCGCGGCCGCGAGGACGGCGAGGACGACGAAGAGGCTGAAGAACGAGTCGCGCCAGGCCATGAGCCAGAACGGGATTCCGGTCTTCTCCAGGCGGGCGTGGTATTCCTCGCGGTAGGTCTCGACGATGACGGGATGCTCCTCGTTCGGCATTTCGGCGATGCCGTGGCGCATGACGAGGACCATGTGGAGGCCGATACCGGCGATGGCGAGGGCGGGGAGCACGAAGACGTGCATGGTGAAGAACCTCCCCAATGTCGCCCCGTTCACGTTGTCCCCTGCCAGGATGAAGTGGGCCAGCCAATGGCCGATGACGGGCACGCGGGCGGCCTGCTCGGCGGCGACGACGATCGACCAGACGGCGTTGCTGTCCCACCGCAGAGTCTGGCCGGTGAAGCCGAGGCCGAGGGTGAAGGCGAGGAGGAAGATGCCGGTGACCCAGTTCATTTCCCGCGGGAACTTGTAGGAACCGTGGAAGAAGACCTGCCCCATGTGGATGCCGATGAGGAGGATCATCGCCGAGGCGCCGAAGTAGTGCATGCCGCGGATGAGATGACCCCAGGGGGCCACGTCGGCGATGTACTTCAGGCTGTCGTAGGCCTGCCCGCCGGAGGGGATATAGGAGAACATCAGGGCGACCCCGGTGGCGACCTGGATCATGAACGCCATCAGCGTGGCGCTGCCGTAGACGTACCACCACTTCGCGTCCTTGGGCGCGAGGTGGGTGAGTACGGGGCCGAACATGGCCCAGATGCCTGTCCGATCCTCCATCCACTCGAGGGAATCGATAACGAGCTTTTGCGTCTTTTTGAGCATAACTAAGTGGGGAAAATCAGGCCAGGAAGATGGGCTGGGTCATGAGCTGGACCTCGCCGCCTTCGGTGCGGACTTCATAGCGGTTGAGGGACTTCGGGGGCGGTCCGGCGACGACGTTGCCGTCCTTGTTGTAGACCCCGCCGTGGCAGGGGCACATGAAGAGCTTGGCCTTCGGGAGCCAGCGGACGGGGCAGCCGAGGTGGGAGCAGTTCACCGAGAAGGCGATGAAGTCGGTCTCGCTCTCGCGGCGGACCCAGGCGGCGACCTTCGAGGTGACGCCGGCCCAGGAGAAGTCGTCCGGGTTGGCGAGCTCGACGAGGACGGTCTCGCCGACGACGAACTTGTCGATCGGGCCGACGGAGACGAATCGGTGCTTGTTCCCCTCGATGCTCGGAAGGACCATGTAGCCCGCGATCGGGACCGTGAGGACGGCACCGGCAATGGCGCCGGGGATCGCCGTCTTGAGGAACTCGCGACGCTCGAAGTCGTTCTTGAAGATGGGACCGTCGAAGAGGGGCTTGGAAGCGCCATGGCCGTGGCCGCCATGATCGTGGTCATGACCTCCGCAGCAGCCTTCGCCTTCGACGTGGGTGTGAGGCTGCGCGCCGGGGGCGACGGCGTCATGGGAGTGGTCGTGGCCGCCGCAGCAGCCGCCGGAAGTGGAATCGTTACTCATGGGAAGAGGAGGACGTGGACGTTTTGGACGCTTGGGCCGTCTTTTTCCAGTCGGCGCGGAGTTCGCCGAGCCAGACCCGCAGGGCCAGGATGATGAGGCCGAGGCCGACGGCGGAAAGGATCCACGAAGTCAGGGGACCCCAGGCGGTGAAGACGATGCCGGCGGAGAAGAAGACCGGGGCGAAGGTCGGCGGGGGGATGATTTCGGGCAGGGGCTTGCTCCAGCCCGTCTTGTCGACCGGGGCGGAGGGTTGCTGAGGCGTTTCGTAAGACATGATCGGATCTCCTTAGGCGTGGGAAGACTTGGAAACGGCGGTGGCGGCACCCTCGTTGGCGAGGGTGGAGTCGGGCCGGGCGTACCAGCGGTAGAAAAGGACGAAGACGCCGCTCATGTAGATGAGGCAGGAAGGGACCCACATGAGGAGGCCGCCGATCTGCTGGTCGTGCTGGGGGGTGAGGCCGAGGTCACCCTGGATCCAGCTGCGGAG from Verrucomicrobium sp. GAS474 encodes the following:
- a CDS encoding tetratricopeptide repeat protein, translating into MAVGIGGMGSFPAAAATADKATDKAPAKEKEAEVKLDPWQEAFVTFKTGDAEKAAALCEAALKGEPNNVRFLMLYARSLAAQGKNEPAEATFRKAIALDPNSSAYRRQFGDFYYRLRRFDAAKPCYQEALQRGGETAELSLQLLYCAVGLGDAGEAERLASGTVFNAFDEATPAYYFAKAAVAQMKKRPDEVKPLMQQAETLYGHDLFLQYGRDYFFLFASKP
- a CDS encoding HAMP domain-containing sensor histidine kinase yields the protein MSFRFARFCISAISFGVTPHTSFEERKKMQILNVVLIAMIVGGGIRTVSNLYAHLWQPLPFNLFFMLGGCLSMGFILKKRFRTAAAVGLLTAALSFAATGWLFHNGREESLLLLIAIGSILFGSTALRYLFFAILGGLFIAVKISYRDLGDESHFLFVVNMVVFLFAYCWLLNIFHEIYNTYREEIDRKNASLQEANQAKNKIFSLISHDFLGPIGRLKSSLDFLDQDLISPADFKAYRQTLQQEVGHVIHSMRNTLNWSTEQLQRIEAIPETISLRAVADEALQLLSGIGKDKGVCFENRIPEDAQAWADRTQVVAIFRNLLSNAVKFTPSGGLVEIDGKKRTPTSGEWEISVRDTGVGMKPEQLEKLFAPGNYRSTPGTNRESGIGLGLRICHEFVGKNGGTITTESAPGSGTSIRFTLPAASA
- a CDS encoding cytochrome b N-terminal domain-containing protein, whose translation is MLKKTQKLVIDSLEWMEDRTGIWAMFGPVLTHLAPKDAKWWYVYGSATLMAFMIQVATGVALMFSYIPSGGQAYDSLKYIADVAPWGHLIRGMHYFGASAMILLIGIHMGQVFFHGSYKFPREMNWVTGIFLLAFTLGLGFTGQTLRWDSNAVWSIVVAAEQAARVPVIGHWLAHFILAGDNVNGATLGRFFTMHVFVLPALAIAGIGLHMVLVMRHGIAEMPNEEHPVIVETYREEYHARLEKTGIPFWLMAWRDSFFSLFVVLAVLAAAIWFEPPPVELPPDPSIIETSPTPDFYLKWYLAVLSLAQSDMEDYIILGAPAFLGILLFAVPFLSNSGHRSPSKRPWSVVALITAYLFVGGFWVAGEKMDWTPKVHPKPITAEFIGATEGPIWHGAQLFQDKGCYNCHQMGHDGGKKGPDLTFVGDRLKKDNLVIRINMGGVNMPGYAGNMEANDLRDLVAFLEDRKRKHSQHPEELHTGQKGID
- a CDS encoding Rieske 2Fe-2S domain-containing protein — its product is MSNDSTSGGCCGGHDHSHDAVAPGAQPHTHVEGEGCCGGHDHDHGGHGHGASKPLFDGPIFKNDFERREFLKTAIPGAIAGAVLTVPIAGYMVLPSIEGNKHRFVSVGPIDKFVVGETVLVELANPDDFSWAGVTSKVAAWVRRESETDFIAFSVNCSHLGCPVRWLPKAKLFMCPCHGGVYNKDGNVVAGPPPKSLNRYEVRTEGGEVQLMTQPIFLA